In Bacillus cereus ATCC 14579, a single window of DNA contains:
- the murB gene encoding UDP-N-acetylmuramate dehydrogenase: MNMQEVYKYLSTVLPEGHVKQDEMLKNHTHIKVGGKADVFVAPTNYDEIQEVIKYANEYNIPVTFLGNGSNVIIKDGGIRGITVSLIHITGVTVTGTTIVAQCGAAIIDVSRIALDHNLTGLEFACGIPGSVGGALYMNAGAYGGEISFVLTEAVVMTGDGELRTLTKEAFEFGYRKSVFANNHYIILEARFELEEGVHEEIKAKMDDLTFKRESKQPLEYPSCGSVFKRPPNNFAGKLIQDSGLQGKRIGGVEVSLKHAGFMVNVDNGTAQDYIDLIHFVQKTVEEKFGVKLEREVRIIGEDKE, from the coding sequence ATGAATATGCAAGAGGTTTATAAATATTTAAGTACGGTATTGCCCGAAGGACATGTTAAACAAGATGAAATGTTAAAGAATCATACGCATATTAAAGTTGGCGGAAAAGCAGATGTTTTTGTTGCGCCTACAAATTATGATGAAATTCAAGAAGTTATCAAATATGCGAACGAATATAATATTCCAGTTACGTTTTTAGGAAATGGATCGAATGTCATTATTAAAGATGGTGGAATTCGCGGGATTACAGTAAGTTTAATTCATATTACAGGTGTTACTGTAACAGGAACGACGATTGTAGCACAGTGTGGTGCAGCAATTATTGACGTATCACGTATTGCCTTAGACCATAACTTAACGGGTCTTGAGTTTGCTTGTGGTATTCCAGGTTCAGTTGGCGGAGCATTATATATGAATGCTGGTGCATACGGCGGTGAAATTTCGTTTGTATTAACAGAAGCTGTCGTAATGACAGGTGATGGAGAGCTACGTACTTTGACGAAAGAAGCATTTGAATTTGGATATCGTAAGAGTGTATTTGCGAACAACCATTACATTATTCTTGAAGCGAGATTTGAACTTGAAGAAGGTGTACATGAAGAAATTAAAGCAAAAATGGATGATTTAACGTTTAAACGTGAGTCAAAACAGCCTCTAGAATATCCTTCATGTGGTAGCGTATTTAAGCGCCCACCAAATAACTTTGCTGGTAAGTTAATTCAAGACTCAGGACTACAAGGTAAGCGAATTGGTGGAGTAGAAGTTTCTTTAAAACACGCTGGGTTTATGGTGAATGTTGATAACGGAACAGCACAAGATTACATCGATTTAATTCACTTCGTACAAAAGACAGTTGAAGAGAAATTTGGCGTGAAGTTGGAGCGAGAAGTAAGGATTATTGGAGAAGATAAGGAATAA